A region of Myxococcus stipitatus DSM 14675 DNA encodes the following proteins:
- a CDS encoding zinc-dependent metalloprotease: MERYLTHVILHEVGHTLGLRHNFAGSLVYDGTPNTPRSNSVMEYVVDADAIYVDVPQSYDVQAVRYLYNLSSEQPTDLFCTDEHTRVEPYCNRYDQYSDPLGEDYGPTFLLVKELVLYEILPFPALAAAFDHYGNATLQWARSGTSADRRFAYNIAMAYVRPPVALPPDAGPGFGPAADDLARRVLSRLYLDPVASRGVFNATPAESSAITPAAVADIHGILINVDGIRGFQSRRTMVDILKSMQSLGAYSALRQGRDTVATQAGTATGSQKLLAEDLLARIDLALSPYYR; this comes from the coding sequence GTGGAGCGCTACCTGACGCACGTCATCCTGCACGAGGTCGGCCACACGCTGGGCCTGCGCCACAACTTCGCGGGCTCGCTCGTGTATGACGGCACGCCCAACACGCCGCGCTCGAACTCCGTGATGGAGTACGTCGTGGACGCGGACGCCATCTACGTGGACGTGCCGCAGTCGTACGACGTGCAGGCGGTGCGCTACCTGTACAACCTGTCCTCCGAGCAGCCCACGGACCTGTTCTGCACGGACGAGCACACCCGCGTGGAGCCGTACTGCAACCGGTATGACCAGTACTCGGATCCGCTCGGCGAGGACTACGGCCCCACCTTCCTGCTCGTGAAGGAGCTGGTGCTGTACGAAATCCTCCCGTTCCCCGCGCTGGCGGCGGCGTTCGACCACTACGGCAACGCCACGCTGCAGTGGGCGCGCTCTGGAACGTCGGCGGACCGGCGCTTCGCGTACAACATCGCCATGGCCTACGTGCGTCCTCCCGTGGCGCTGCCCCCGGACGCGGGCCCGGGCTTCGGCCCCGCGGCGGATGACCTGGCCCGCCGGGTCCTGTCGCGGCTCTACCTGGACCCCGTGGCGAGCCGCGGCGTCTTCAACGCCACCCCGGCGGAGTCCAGCGCCATCACCCCGGCGGCGGTCGCCGACATCCACGGCATCCTCATCAACGTGGACGGCATCCGCGGCTTCCAGTCCCGCCGCACCATGGTGGACATCCTGAAGTCGATGCAGAGCCTGGGTGCCTACTCCGCGCTGCGCCAGGGCCGCGACACCGTCGCGACCCAGGCGGGCACGGCGACCGGCTCGCAGAAGCTGCTGGCCGAGGACCTCCTCGCCCGCATCGACCTGGCGCTGTCGCCCTACTACCGCTGA
- a CDS encoding patatin-like phospholipase family protein, with amino-acid sequence MAANLTLLAGPDALRLLRERGLRGEDVDVVPGASGGPKWLVLAGLDRALFGDLFKDRIRPLHLIGSSIGSWRLACLAQKDPVSALRRFEAAYIDQRYPPKPSPAVVSEMSDRILDALLGDEGVEEIIRHPWARLHIITALCRGPLAAEHRHVQMLGLTLCAMGNVLSRRSLSLHLRRVIFDTAGDTGPFAAWRDLPSDHLPLTAQNLKAALIASGSIPLVLSGVRIPGAHPGVYRDGGVIDYHLDMNFGPGEGLVLYPHFYPYVVPGWFDKPLRWRRARPENFRRALLISPSAALVAKLPGGKIPDRTDFETMTDNERIRAWNKVVIESERMGDELQELLATGRLVDHVRPL; translated from the coding sequence ATGGCTGCGAACCTGACCCTGCTGGCGGGACCTGACGCGCTGCGGCTGCTCCGCGAGCGAGGCCTCCGTGGCGAAGACGTGGATGTCGTACCCGGGGCGTCTGGAGGCCCCAAGTGGCTGGTGCTGGCGGGGCTGGACCGCGCCTTGTTCGGCGACCTGTTCAAGGACCGGATCCGCCCCCTGCATCTGATTGGCAGCTCCATCGGGAGCTGGAGGCTGGCCTGCCTGGCGCAGAAGGACCCCGTGTCGGCGCTGCGCCGGTTCGAGGCCGCGTACATCGACCAGCGCTATCCCCCGAAGCCCTCGCCCGCCGTGGTGAGCGAGATGAGCGACCGCATCCTCGACGCGCTCCTCGGCGACGAGGGCGTGGAGGAGATCATCCGCCATCCGTGGGCGCGGCTGCACATCATCACCGCCCTCTGCCGAGGCCCCCTCGCGGCGGAGCATCGCCACGTCCAGATGTTGGGCCTGACGCTGTGCGCGATGGGGAACGTGCTGAGCCGTCGGAGCCTGAGCCTCCACCTGCGCCGCGTCATCTTCGACACGGCGGGCGACACCGGCCCCTTCGCCGCTTGGAGGGACTTGCCCTCGGACCACCTGCCGCTGACGGCGCAGAACCTCAAGGCCGCGCTCATCGCCTCGGGCTCCATCCCGCTGGTGTTGAGTGGTGTGCGCATCCCGGGCGCGCACCCGGGGGTGTACCGGGATGGCGGTGTCATCGACTACCACCTGGACATGAACTTCGGCCCCGGAGAGGGCCTGGTTCTCTATCCCCACTTCTATCCCTATGTGGTGCCGGGCTGGTTCGACAAGCCGCTGCGCTGGCGACGGGCGCGGCCCGAGAACTTCCGCCGGGCCCTGCTCATCTCCCCTTCCGCCGCGCTGGTCGCGAAGCTGCCGGGCGGGAAGATTCCGGACCGCACCGACTTCGAGACGATGACCGACAACGAGCGCATCC
- a CDS encoding O-methyltransferase: MSQMVYGFWVSRALHVMAELGIADIIGDVPKTVEELAKATGAHAPALRRLLRLLSGVGVLVKDEQTQGFGLTELGMMVRKDSPGSVYWLLMSQGHHLSWKAWGELKFSVQSGQPTLEKIMGDSFFGYLSKHPEEGALFNESMAAYQNLNAPAVVAAYDFSKAKSVMDLGGGTGTLLAHILQAHSQTKGALFELPHVHDGAVARMAELGLGARTKVVAGDFFEQIPSGHDIYILSQILHDWDDERCVKLLSNVRAAMSPDSKLLIVETVLPGDNQPHFGNLYDVAMMVLVGGRERTGPEYTALVEKAGLRVNRVSPTTMPPSVVEVVPA, translated from the coding sequence ATGAGCCAGATGGTCTACGGGTTCTGGGTCTCTCGCGCCCTGCATGTGATGGCGGAGCTGGGCATCGCCGACATCATCGGTGATGTGCCGAAGACGGTGGAAGAGCTTGCGAAGGCGACGGGGGCGCACGCTCCGGCCTTGCGGCGCCTCTTGCGTCTGTTGTCTGGGGTCGGGGTGCTCGTCAAGGATGAGCAGACGCAAGGCTTCGGGCTGACGGAGCTGGGCATGATGGTGCGCAAGGACAGCCCCGGCTCGGTGTACTGGCTGTTGATGTCCCAGGGGCATCATCTGTCCTGGAAGGCCTGGGGGGAGCTGAAGTTCTCGGTGCAGTCGGGCCAGCCGACGCTCGAGAAGATCATGGGGGACTCCTTCTTCGGCTACCTGTCCAAGCACCCGGAGGAGGGCGCGCTCTTCAACGAGAGCATGGCGGCGTACCAGAACCTCAACGCGCCCGCGGTGGTGGCGGCCTACGACTTCTCCAAGGCGAAGTCGGTGATGGACCTGGGCGGCGGGACGGGCACGCTGCTGGCGCACATCCTCCAGGCCCACTCCCAGACGAAGGGCGCGCTCTTCGAGTTGCCGCACGTCCATGACGGGGCCGTGGCGCGGATGGCGGAGCTGGGGCTGGGCGCGCGGACCAAGGTGGTGGCGGGGGACTTCTTCGAGCAGATTCCCTCTGGCCACGACATCTACATCCTGTCGCAGATCCTCCACGACTGGGACGACGAGCGCTGCGTGAAGCTGCTCTCCAACGTCCGCGCCGCGATGAGCCCGGACTCCAAGCTGCTCATCGTGGAGACGGTGCTCCCGGGCGACAACCAGCCGCACTTCGGGAACCTGTACGACGTGGCCATGATGGTGCTGGTGGGCGGTCGCGAGCGCACGGGCCCCGAGTACACCGCGCTGGTGGAGAAGGCGGGCTTGCGCGTGAATCGCGTGTCGCCGACCACCATGCCGCCGAGCGTGGTGGAGGTCGTCCCGGCCTGA
- a CDS encoding DUF1330 domain-containing protein — protein sequence MAVDPQGTDIQKFIQEDPGGPLVMLNLVRFKEGGRASFAEYATAVMPFMLKAGAQPLYAGDGSTALVADPGQTWDAVMLVRYPSRAAFLEMVSDPEYQRFTHLRTAALHEAVMQATIPWAASP from the coding sequence GTGGCCGTTGATCCGCAGGGCACCGACATTCAGAAATTCATCCAGGAAGACCCGGGGGGGCCGCTGGTGATGTTGAACCTGGTGCGATTCAAGGAGGGAGGCCGCGCCTCGTTCGCGGAGTACGCGACGGCCGTCATGCCCTTCATGCTCAAGGCTGGCGCGCAGCCCCTCTACGCGGGAGATGGCTCCACCGCGCTGGTGGCGGACCCGGGGCAGACGTGGGACGCGGTGATGCTGGTGCGCTATCCCAGCCGGGCCGCGTTCCTCGAGATGGTGAGCGACCCCGAGTACCAACGCTTCACCCACCTGCGCACGGCCGCGCTGCACGAGGCGGTGATGCAGGCGACGATTCCCTGGGCGGCCTCGCCCTGA
- a CDS encoding 2OG-Fe(II) oxygenase: MPPYITHRQALPAGDLETLRVALLGSRFVARSPLMGTFQGSRGFAFIFTQEGRATLEERFPFLRAYLARVLDPDSARGLRPWWQRLLGGARADGVPNAFYLNLLLLEPGMSVGRHIDATLQGPSGVPGATPHHVSVLYLQVPQDARGGALRLSRDHQRVGDVRPSPGLLVHFQGHLQHEVLPFLSAEDGAQRASLVCEQYVFPPEALARLPTFRIQSKAGFAAYLDSQRG, from the coding sequence GTGCCTCCGTATATCACTCACCGCCAGGCGTTGCCCGCAGGCGACCTCGAGACGCTCCGCGTCGCGTTGCTCGGCTCACGCTTCGTGGCCCGCAGTCCCCTGATGGGGACATTTCAGGGCAGCCGAGGGTTCGCTTTCATCTTCACACAGGAAGGCCGGGCCACTCTCGAGGAGCGCTTCCCGTTCCTGCGCGCCTACCTCGCCCGCGTCCTGGACCCGGACAGCGCGCGGGGGCTGCGGCCCTGGTGGCAGCGGCTCCTGGGCGGCGCGCGCGCGGACGGGGTGCCCAATGCCTTCTATCTGAACCTGCTGCTGCTCGAACCGGGCATGAGCGTGGGGCGCCACATCGACGCCACGCTTCAGGGGCCCAGCGGAGTCCCTGGCGCCACGCCCCACCATGTCAGCGTCCTCTACCTTCAAGTGCCCCAGGACGCGCGCGGCGGGGCCCTGCGCCTCTCGCGGGATCACCAGCGCGTGGGTGACGTGCGGCCCAGCCCCGGACTGCTGGTGCACTTCCAGGGGCACCTCCAACATGAGGTGCTCCCCTTCCTGAGCGCGGAGGACGGTGCCCAGCGCGCGAGCCTCGTGTGCGAGCAGTATGTCTTTCCTCCCGAGGCACTCGCGCGATTGCCGACCTTTCGCATCCAGTCCAAGGCGGGCTTCGCGGCCTACCTGGACTCCCAGCGCGGGTAG
- a CDS encoding amidase — MKKPTPPGHRSLDLSRRSFLGGTAAAAALASLDASASAGGQAAPANTFELAEVTLSDLQTGMREGRLTAHGIAERYLARISAVDRTGPMPLASVIELNPDALAIAQALDLERREKGARGPLHGIPVLIKDNIATADKMQTTAGSLALVGAVPSKDAFIVERLRAAGAVILGKANLSEWANFRSTRSSSGWSGRGGQCRNPYALDRTPSGSSSGSGAATAANLCAVSVGTETDGSIVSPSAACSLVGLKPTVGLVSRSGIIPISHSQDTAGPMARTVADAAALLTVLAGVDASDAATAASQGRTGLDYTRFLDAEGLKGARIGVPRERFFGYHAATDALVEQALDVMRSKGATIVDPAPIPNLSKLDEPEFEVMLYEFKAGIEAWLASVGERTKLRTLADLIRFNEENQDAEMPYFGQEVFRQAQARGPLSDAKYRKALAACRKLSRSQGLDAVMRKHQLDALVAPTQAPPGLIDLVNGDHWLGSSSTPAAVSGHATLTVPAGYVRGLPVGVSFIGGAWSEPTLLKLAYSFEQATRHRRPPGFIPTADLRLVAGR, encoded by the coding sequence ATGAAAAAGCCCACGCCCCCGGGTCACCGCTCCCTCGACTTGAGCCGCCGCTCCTTCCTGGGCGGCACGGCCGCCGCCGCGGCGCTGGCCTCGCTCGATGCCTCCGCGAGCGCGGGTGGACAAGCCGCTCCGGCCAACACCTTCGAGCTGGCGGAGGTCACGCTCTCCGACCTCCAGACGGGAATGCGCGAGGGGCGGCTCACCGCGCACGGGATCGCGGAGCGCTATCTGGCGCGCATCTCGGCGGTGGACCGCACCGGGCCCATGCCGCTGGCGTCGGTCATCGAACTGAACCCGGACGCACTCGCCATCGCCCAGGCGCTGGACCTGGAGCGGCGGGAGAAGGGGGCTCGCGGTCCGCTGCACGGCATCCCCGTGCTCATCAAGGACAACATCGCCACCGCCGACAAGATGCAGACCACCGCGGGCTCACTCGCGCTGGTGGGCGCCGTGCCTTCGAAAGACGCCTTCATCGTCGAGCGTCTGCGCGCGGCGGGCGCGGTCATCCTGGGCAAGGCGAACCTGAGCGAGTGGGCCAACTTCCGCTCCACGCGCTCCTCGAGCGGCTGGAGTGGTCGCGGCGGTCAGTGCCGCAATCCCTACGCGCTGGACCGCACACCCTCGGGCTCCAGCTCGGGCTCGGGCGCGGCCACCGCGGCGAACCTCTGCGCCGTGTCCGTGGGCACGGAGACGGATGGCTCCATCGTCTCTCCTTCGGCGGCGTGCTCGCTCGTGGGGCTCAAGCCCACGGTGGGGCTGGTGAGCCGCTCGGGCATCATCCCCATCTCTCACAGCCAGGACACGGCGGGCCCCATGGCGCGCACGGTGGCGGATGCCGCGGCGCTGCTCACGGTGCTCGCGGGCGTGGATGCCTCCGACGCCGCGACGGCCGCGAGCCAGGGCCGCACGGGGCTGGACTACACGCGCTTCCTGGACGCGGAGGGCCTGAAGGGCGCGCGCATCGGTGTCCCGCGCGAGCGCTTCTTCGGCTACCACGCCGCCACGGACGCGCTGGTGGAACAGGCGCTGGACGTCATGCGCTCGAAGGGCGCCACCATCGTCGACCCGGCGCCCATCCCGAACCTGTCCAAGCTGGACGAGCCCGAGTTCGAGGTGATGCTGTACGAGTTCAAGGCCGGCATCGAGGCGTGGCTGGCGAGCGTGGGGGAGCGGACGAAGCTGCGCACGCTCGCGGACCTCATCCGCTTCAACGAGGAGAACCAGGACGCGGAGATGCCGTACTTCGGCCAGGAGGTGTTCCGTCAGGCCCAGGCCCGAGGCCCGCTCTCCGACGCGAAGTACCGCAAGGCCCTGGCCGCCTGCCGGAAGCTGTCTCGCTCACAGGGGCTGGACGCGGTGATGCGCAAGCACCAGCTCGACGCGCTCGTCGCGCCCACGCAGGCCCCGCCGGGACTCATCGACCTGGTCAATGGCGACCACTGGCTGGGCAGCAGCTCCACGCCCGCGGCGGTGTCTGGCCATGCCACGCTCACCGTGCCCGCGGGCTACGTGCGAGGACTTCCCGTGGGCGTGTCATTCATTGGCGGTGCCTGGAGCGAGCCGACATTGCTCAAGCTCGCCTATTCCTTCGAGCAGGCCACCCGGCACCGGCGGCCCCCCGGTTTCATTCCCACCGCGGACCTGCGACTCGTCGCGGGACGCTAG
- a CDS encoding flotillin family protein: protein MDPITLVVAVGGGVILLTGIILTIVRLYRQVDQGKVLIVNTLKSEPLVTFSGAVVFPIINRAEVMDISLKTVEIDRRGKEGLICQDNIRADIKVTFFVRVNKTREDVLKVAQSIGCARASDQETLEKLFEAKFSEALKTVGKNFDFVDLYTKRAEIKDNVVEVIGKDLNGYMLEDCAIDYLEQTPVEMLDKDNILDAEGIRKITKLTTEQNVITNELKQTERQAVTKRNVEADQSIFELERQREEASAKQRRAIETVQAEESAETERVKQEQHSKAELARIKAEQEILVQEQNKSRDIEVAQKHREREVSVEAENVERARALAAISRERETELERIAKERALEEQKKDIADVVRARIAVEKTVAQEEERIKDLRVESDALRRKQALIITAEGQAQEKTVKDVNAAKANSEMAVFIAKEKLTLAEADLEAADKTAKAKMRLADGVQAEAAAEGLAGIRVKEADAAATEKLGMAQVRVKEAEAGAIEKQGHAQAQIVRERLLAEAAGEQEKGLAKARVLEAEAVAIQKRGEAEAVATKEKQLAEAAAIQEKLLAEARGLAEKAASMKLMDGVGREHEEFRLRLNKERDVELETIRVRKDVAHAQAEVLAKAFANAKFNIVGGDGQFFERFVKAVSFGTAVDGALEHGEALKTALGGYLNGEKDFPADLKEILSKPGLSNDAQNLAVAALLHRMAPGSATDATVANLKALLAKDGKASSSDTQG from the coding sequence ATGGATCCCATCACCTTGGTAGTCGCCGTGGGCGGAGGCGTCATCCTCCTCACGGGCATCATCCTCACCATCGTCCGCCTCTACCGGCAGGTGGACCAGGGCAAGGTGCTCATCGTCAACACGCTGAAGAGCGAGCCCTTGGTCACCTTCTCCGGCGCGGTGGTCTTCCCCATCATCAACCGCGCCGAGGTGATGGACATCTCGCTGAAGACGGTGGAGATCGACCGCCGCGGCAAGGAGGGCCTCATCTGCCAGGACAACATCCGGGCGGACATCAAGGTCACCTTCTTCGTGCGCGTGAACAAGACGCGCGAGGACGTGCTCAAGGTCGCCCAGTCCATCGGCTGCGCGCGCGCCAGCGACCAGGAGACGCTGGAGAAGCTCTTCGAGGCCAAGTTCTCCGAGGCCCTCAAGACGGTGGGCAAGAACTTCGACTTCGTGGACCTCTACACGAAGCGCGCTGAAATCAAGGACAACGTCGTGGAGGTCATCGGCAAGGACCTCAACGGCTACATGCTGGAGGACTGCGCCATCGACTATCTGGAGCAGACCCCGGTGGAGATGCTGGACAAGGACAACATCCTGGACGCCGAGGGCATCCGGAAGATCACCAAGCTCACCACCGAGCAGAACGTCATCACCAACGAGCTCAAGCAGACCGAGCGCCAGGCGGTGACCAAGCGCAATGTCGAGGCAGACCAGAGCATCTTCGAGCTGGAGCGCCAGCGCGAGGAGGCGTCCGCGAAGCAGCGCCGCGCCATCGAGACGGTGCAGGCCGAGGAGTCCGCGGAGACCGAGCGCGTGAAGCAGGAGCAGCACTCCAAGGCGGAGCTGGCGCGCATCAAGGCGGAGCAGGAGATCCTCGTCCAGGAGCAGAACAAGTCGCGCGACATCGAGGTGGCCCAGAAGCACCGCGAGCGCGAGGTGAGCGTCGAGGCGGAGAACGTGGAGCGCGCCCGGGCGCTGGCGGCCATCAGCCGGGAGCGTGAGACGGAGCTGGAGCGCATCGCCAAGGAGCGCGCGCTGGAGGAGCAGAAGAAGGACATCGCGGACGTGGTGCGCGCGCGCATCGCCGTGGAGAAGACGGTGGCGCAGGAGGAGGAGCGCATCAAGGACCTGCGCGTGGAGTCGGACGCCCTGCGCCGCAAGCAGGCGCTCATCATCACCGCCGAGGGCCAGGCGCAGGAGAAGACCGTCAAGGACGTGAACGCCGCGAAGGCCAACAGCGAGATGGCGGTGTTCATCGCGAAGGAGAAGCTCACGCTGGCGGAGGCGGACCTGGAGGCCGCGGACAAGACGGCCAAGGCGAAGATGCGCCTGGCCGACGGTGTCCAGGCGGAGGCCGCGGCGGAGGGCCTGGCGGGCATCCGCGTGAAGGAGGCGGACGCGGCGGCCACGGAGAAGCTGGGCATGGCGCAGGTGCGCGTGAAGGAGGCGGAGGCCGGCGCCATCGAGAAGCAGGGCCACGCCCAGGCGCAGATCGTCCGTGAGCGGCTGCTGGCCGAGGCGGCGGGTGAGCAGGAGAAGGGCCTGGCCAAGGCGCGCGTGCTGGAGGCGGAGGCGGTCGCCATCCAGAAGCGCGGCGAGGCGGAGGCGGTCGCCACGAAGGAGAAGCAGCTCGCCGAGGCCGCGGCCATCCAGGAGAAGCTGCTCGCCGAGGCCCGGGGCCTGGCGGAGAAGGCCGCGTCCATGAAGCTGATGGACGGGGTGGGGCGCGAGCACGAGGAGTTCCGCCTGCGCCTCAACAAGGAGCGCGACGTGGAGCTGGAGACCATCCGCGTGCGCAAGGACGTGGCCCACGCCCAGGCGGAGGTGCTGGCCAAGGCGTTCGCCAACGCGAAGTTCAACATCGTCGGCGGCGACGGCCAGTTCTTCGAGCGCTTCGTCAAGGCGGTGTCCTTCGGCACCGCGGTGGACGGCGCGCTGGAGCACGGCGAGGCGCTGAAGACGGCGCTGGGCGGCTACCTCAACGGCGAGAAGGACTTCCCCGCGGACCTCAAGGAGATCCTCTCCAAGCCGGGCCTGAGCAACGACGCGCAGAACCTGGCCGTGGCCGCGCTGCTGCACCGCATGGCGCCGGGCTCCGCCACCGATGCGACGGTGGCGAACCTGAAGGCGCTGCTGGCCAAGGACGGCAAGGCGTCGTCCTCGGACACGCAGGGCTGA